The Vidua macroura isolate BioBank_ID:100142 chromosome 4, ASM2450914v1, whole genome shotgun sequence genome window below encodes:
- the EGR4 gene encoding early growth response protein 4 — translation MLNVMDFSCPDPLYSKYEESCEMKTGDLQGLGQPEQQLLAEADFLGGELLGVPGSGGAVDYSLLGSQPSPSLSYTGSFFIKAVPEHPQDQESLFNLMSGILGISPFASPEGHQRHLDALYPCPEVAQSQLDLYPSCQPEMSGSSPAPFPEPGYGAFAAAEGAQPLQAQPALGNTSQCFFQPKLLDSKQDIKLSSGSPPLDKFKATCAQWEPISQQHQAYLPAGFHSPEGFPATESGQGLFHPLGSKMESVLSVSCQPELGSLAEDAACFGTHLGFGCEPENFPARGDFADSKIHNLPAPLLPDFDASLAQPDVLPGLMSSAELLHPHPSPSVPPTDFLGHPTPSSLPSLLPANPPALAEPKKKTRRSKCSSKCFCPKPHEKAFACPVENCIRSFARSDELNRHLRIHTGHKPFQCRICLRNFSRSDHLTTHIRTHTGEKPFSCDTCGRRFARSDEKKRHSKVHLKQKARTEEKLKGLGFFSVGLSFGTL, via the exons ATGCTCAACGTTATGGATTTCTCCTGCCCGGATCCGCTTTACTCCAAGTACGAGGAGAGCTGCGAGATGAAAACCGGAGACCTgcagggcttggggcagcctGAGCAGCAACTTCTGGCAGAGGCCGATTTCCTTGGAG GTGAGCTGCTGGGTGTCcccggcagcggcggggccgtgGATTactccctgctgggcagccagccctccccttccctcagcTACACCGGCAGCTTCTTCATCAAGGCGGTACCGGAGCACCCGCAGGACCAGGAGTCCCTCTTCAACCTGATGTCGGGGATCCTGGGCATCTCCCCCTTCGCCTCCCCCGAGGGCCACCAGAGGCACCTGGACGCTCTTTACCCCTGCCCCGAGGTGGCTCAGAGCCAGCTGGACCTGTACCCGTCGTGCCAGCCCGAGATGAGCggatccagcccagccccgtTCCCGGAGCCGGGCTACGGCGCCTTCGCCGCGGCCGAGGGCGCTCAGCCCCTGCAGGCGCAGCCCGCGCTGGGAAACACCTCCCAGTGCTTCTTCCAGCCCAAGCTCCTGGACAGCAAGCAGGACATCAAGCTGTCCTCCGGCTCCCCGCCCCTGGACAAGTTCAAAGCCACCTGTGCCCAGTGGGAGCCCatctcccagcagcaccaggcctACTTGCCCGCCGGCTTCCACTCTCCCGAAGGCTTCCCGGCCACCGAGAGCGGCCAGGGGCTGTTCCACCCTCTGGGCTCCAAGATGGAGAGCGTCTTGTCCGTCAGCTGCCAGCCGGAGCTCGGCAGCCTGGCAGAGGACGCCGCCTGCTTTGGAACCCATCTGGGCTTCGGCTGCGAGCCAGAGAACTTCCCAGCCCGCGGGGACTTCGCCGACAGCAAGATCCACAACCTCCCCGCGCCGTTGCTGCCGGACTTCGACGCCTCCCTGGCCCAGCCCGACGTCCTGCCGGGCCTGATGAGCTCCGCCGAGCTCCTCCATCCCCACCCCTCTCCTTCCGTGCCCCCCACGGACTTTCTGGGCCACCCCACGCCCTCCTcgctgccctccctgctgcccgCCAACCCTCCCGCGCTGGCCGAGCCCAAGAAGAAGACGCGGCGCAGCAAGTGCTCCTCCAAGTGCTTCTGCCCCAAGCCCCACGAGAAGGCGTTCGCCTGCCCGGTGGAGAACTGCATCCGCAGCTTCGCCCGCTCCGACGAGCTCAACCGGCACCTGCGCATCCACACGGGCCACAAGCCCTTCCAGTGCCGCATCTGCCTGCGCAACTTCAGCCGCAGCGACCACCTCACCACGCACATCCGCACCCACACGGGCGAGAAGCCCTTCTCCTGCGACACCTGCGGCCGCCGCTTCGCCCGCAGCGACGAGAAGAAGCGCCACAGCAAGGTGCACCTCAAGCAGAAAGCCCGGACCGAGGAGAAGCTCAAGGGCTTGGGGTTCTTCTCGGTGGGGCTCTCCTTCGGGACACTCTGA